A genomic window from Engraulis encrasicolus isolate BLACKSEA-1 chromosome 14, IST_EnEncr_1.0, whole genome shotgun sequence includes:
- the LOC134462629 gene encoding uncharacterized protein LOC134462629 — protein sequence MEGLLQAALGVCACKVGLGLLCLPMLLRRSLSSVGLCCSCLLLLTDLAATVFLSVLWLAPPWLQLSPSLSTDRVALRLLLFLTHTYSHVMFLFVPLVALEMLHHLRNKVSVRGGRDGWIQLQSWREAEERGKDLNTKEGQYEDAEGKDLCRKGREDGEKDLYRKEGEEEEGDDEAPLCPEKRQTSSCCRGIRPKASNIVVRSSPEEPQLWTTSTSTTATTLAHVVCLLSCLLAWCISGLQALHHHGVLNLNGTSTVELCLEGERTDGAAAAGVGAAAGGAVVDGGGGLGVVSLWRCLPSLLSVTAAWQDFTQACWALPAAAVLLQLYASLRLVHILSTTSTSSSSSSSCSSRGCPERATPLREEKEGADMQGTLVSTCDDMSHTKITAFPLEEEEREVEERKEKDEEMVERRGVMQGIPSSSDTISCPETTTPSSEEEEEEEEKRKRKVVQGILSTSEAIGCTNTTTPSPEDKDKVSRAVMQVPMTTALMEPAAGRLSLLLSDHHRHVPPPPDTMPGARGRRQTPAASLLRTLVNPMLYVDNGLVPATQSFFVDTETSAADNGRCCCCCCCCDPRAVTTARLATAPRRHRSPLTHLSDGRQPCRCASCHRLSERSPRPDDSEMSARQMTQHKRPAESSTQHQRQPQSQSQQSVPAAVPRYYNSLTTQPDRGDQICSPMGSSWQQQRLLISHRGWAFPPRDSPSLRALLPRLPVVGVGVAVGLLCVWGVLVGLFPASLGFSTLLLHYTETLLLLGLKELVLLTRADVPPSPDKQEGKLLSQPNR from the coding sequence TGTTCCTGTCAGTCTTATGGCTGGCTCCCCCCTGGCTGCAGCTGTCTCCAAGCCTCTCGACCGACCGCGTGGCTcttcgcctcctcctcttcctcacgcaCACCTACAGCCACGTCATGTTCCTCTTCGTACCCCTGGTGGCCCTGGAGATGCTGCACCACCTCCGCAACAAGGTCTCCGTCAGAGGTGGACGGGATGGGTGGATACAGTTACAGTCATGGAGGGAAGcagaagaaagagggaaggatTTAAACACGAAAGAAGGACAATATGAAGATGCTGAAGGGAAGGATTTATGCAGAAAAGGAcgagaagatggagagaaggattTATAcaggaaagaaggagaagaagaagaaggagatgaTGAAGCTCCACTGTGTCCTGAGAAAAGACAGACGAGCAGTTGCTGCAGAGGAATAAGACCCAAAGCATCCAACATAGTTGTGCGATCCTCCCCAGAAGAACCGCAGCTCTggaccacttccacttccaccaccgccaccacactGGCCCACGTGGTGTGTTTACTGAGTTGCCTGCTGGCTTGGTGCATCTCTGGGCTTCAGGCGCTGCACCACCACGGGGTCCTGAACCTGAACGGGACCTCCACTGTGGAGCTCtgcctggagggagagagaacagatgGGGCCGCTGCTGCCGGTGTTGGTGCTGCTGCCGGTGGTGCGGtcgttgatggtggtggtggtcttggtGTTGTCTCTCTGTGGAGGTGCCTCCCCAGTCTTCTCTCGGTCACGGCTGCGTGGCAGGACTTCACCCAGGCCTGCTGGGCTCTCCCTGCTGCTGCCGTCCTGCTGCAGCTCTACGCCAGCCTCAGACTCGTCCACATCCTCTCCACTACTtccactagcagcagcagcagcagcagctgtagtAGCAGGGGGTGCCCAGAGAGGGCTACACCTTTACGTGAGGAAAAAGAGGGAGCAGACATGCAAGGTACTCTGGTGTCGACCTGCGATGACATGAGTCACACAAAAATAACTGCCTTTCCgctcgaggaggaggagagagaggtggaggagagaaaggagaaggatgaggagatggtggaaaggagaggagtgatgcAGGGCATTCCGTCCAGCAGTGATACCATCAGTTGCCCAGAGACCACTACTCCTtcatcagaggaggaggaggaggaggaggagaagaggaagagaaaagtagTTCAGGGTATTCTGTCCACCAGTGAAGCCATTGGTTGCACAAACACAACTACGCCTTCACCAGAGGACAAGGACAAGGTGAGCAGAGCAGTCATGCAGGTGCCAATGACAACAGCCCTCATGGAGCCTGCAGCAGGAAGACTGTCACTCTTGCTCAGTGATCATCACCGTCAtgtgccaccaccaccagacaCGATGCCGGGTGCCCGCGGGCGAAGGCAAACACCTGCCGCTTCACTGCTCCGCACGCTCGTTAATCCCATGCTGTACGTTGACAACGGCCTTGTACCCGCCACACAAAGCTTCTTTGTTGACACGGAAACGTCAGCGGCTGACAACggcaggtgctgctgctgctgctgctgctgtgacccCAGAGCGGTGACCACAGCACGTCTGGCCACCGCGCCTCGACGTCATCGCTCCCCATTAACACACCTGAGTGACGGACGACAGCCATGCCGCTGCGCTTCATGTCACCGCCTCTCGGAAAGGTCCCCGAGACCAGATGACAGCGAGATGTCGGCTAGGCAAATGACACAACACAAGCGACCTGCGGAGTCATCAACGCAGCACCAGAGGCAACCGCAATCGCAATCACAACAAAGCGTGCCAGCAGCAGTGCCGCGTTATTATAACAGTCTGACGACACAGCCAGACAGGGGCGATCAGATATGCTCTCCCATGGGCTCCTCTTGGCAGCAGCAGCGGCTGTTAATCTCCCACCGGGGCTGGGCTTTCCCACCGAGGGACTCTCCCAGCCTCAGGGCCCTGCTGCCACGGCTgcctgtggtgggggtgggggtggcggtggggctgttgtgtgtgtggggggtcttGGTGGGCCTCTTTCCCGCCTCGCTGGGCTTCAGCACCCTGCTCCTCCACTACACAGAGACGCTGCTCCTGTTGGGGCTGAAAGAACTCGTCCTCCTCACGCGAGCCGACGTGCCCCCGTCACCAGACAAACAAGAAGGCAAACTACTGAGTCAACCTAACCGTTAG